The Brachypodium distachyon strain Bd21 chromosome 4, Brachypodium_distachyon_v3.0, whole genome shotgun sequence nucleotide sequence AGCCTCTGATTAATCTGTTCAACAGTTGGTATGCCTTTTCTTAGTAGTATATTTACTACACCGGTACACTATCCACCCATATACCAAAGCAGTTCAGAGATACATAATTTGTGGTTATTTTCTCTATCAAGTGCCATATGTTTCATAACTAACGGAACTTGTGCTCTTGCAGCTATCTCCATGCTTGTCTTGACGTTCTTTTATTTATTGCAGTTCTATGGAACATGCAACCAGCAGCTTGACCAAGTGCCCTCTGCTTGATGCACCTAACAAGCATGAATCAGGTCCGCGCTGGGATGGCAAATGTTGCTACTGTCTAGTTCCAAAATGTTTGGCAGGTTGTGGCTTTACAAAGCACTGTGAAGTGAGAGTTGACCAAAGTGATAGTACTCTACAAAAGTGCAAGCATGATTTGCAACTGTCTGCGACATGCTGCACATTAGGAGAGAGTGAAAAGTCAAGATGTCAGTGCTCAAACAATGCTCAAACATGTTTATTAGAAGATGCCTGTAATAAAATAACAAATCAGCCTCATGTTCCTATAATGGAGAGACTGAAGAATGTATCAGAAGAATCGGTGTCCAACGGCATCTGGCCTTATAGAGCTGTGACAGAGAAAAAGGTCTCGCCTAGAGGTTTTGGAGTATGTAAAGAGCAACTGAAGCCTGTATTATCTTCTGGATCCTCCAGTGCCATGGTGACAAAGTTTTCGGCATCACCTGAATTTAGCAATATATCCTCATGTATGGCTAAATTTGGTGTCGAACGCAAAAAACTCATGTTCGATGAAGGATCAAGAACCGAGAAATTTTCGTCATCAAGCTATGCGCCTACCAGTACAGGGTGTGAAAGTGAAAAGGTCCTAAATAGTTCCTCTGGATTTCACTTGGGCGCTTCTAAAATGAAGAGAAAATGTAACCAGATTTCTGACAGGAGCACACtaaaagaaaatgagaaagCGGAACAGTGTCTTGAAACACGGAAGAAATCAAGAAGATTGAAGTTTTCTGCAGAACATTCAGAATCAGATGATTGTACTAGGAAAATTACTCTGCAGTCATCCCAAAATAAGGACTCTCAACCACAGAATGAGGCTAATTCAAATTCTTGCAGGGTGTCAAAAATCAAACGAAAACATAGCACCATGCAACAAAATAAGCCTGTGAAACGGCGTCATAGCCATCACAAGACTTTGGAAGGTGCCGAGCAGTTAGACAATGAGGCTATGGTTGGAGAATTAAATTCCTctgatgaaaaaaagaaagtagaGGACATGATCACCCTGGATAGAACAAAATATCAACAGGAAGGGAACCAAGTCTTTGTTCGCAAACTGCCGAAATATGTGTCTCTGAACTGCATCTCAAATGAACATAACAGGAATGATGCTTGTGATGGAGGTTTACGTCTTGAATCTAGCTTAATTGCTACAGGAATGACGAATGATAATCGAAGATTTCCTAAAATTGTTCCGCTTAATCTGATTCTTAAAAGGGCTAAGAGATGCCATGTTTTTAAACCCCCCTTGAAGACACAAAAAATCCATTTCCGTGAGGAGAAGAGTGCAGTTTGTTCTGTAGTtaaatattcttttgtcaATCGTAATTACAGTCCACAAGATGAAGAGGGAATCCAGGGTTCTAGAAAGAATAGGTATTCATCTAATGCTTTGAAGCCACACCCTGAGCCTGACTGCAAAAGACCCTGCAACGGTATATTTCTGGAAGCATCTCAATTAGTATCAATACCGTGATTTGTTTATATAATCAGAAATGTGAAAATACCTTTCATGGTGAACACCATCCAAATGAATGGCATCACTTTTCCAATGCTAAAAAAGGAGCTAAACATGGTATATAGACAAATACCATCGATATTATGGAATATGCTTAATTTAGAAATATACAATCAAGTATATTATTGCCATTCATTTTCTACCTGTTGGTGCTGATACTGAAAGCTGATCTGTCTCCACATCTGTTTGGCTAATAGGCTCACCTTTTCCCAGATCTGATAGAGATTAGTAACTATAAACAGGTGCAAGGATTGGCTTATACAGAAAAGCTATATTAGCATGCATTTCCAAACTGCACATTTGCTTAATTTTCACATGAGATGCTAAAGAAATCTTATTTTACTAACATAATGTACCGACCATATACAGGAGTTAAGAATCGAAGATCAGGTGTGTCTCTTAACAGGATTAAGAGGTGTGAAGAATCTGCAATTGTTTCAGCATGCAGTCCTTGTGAAGTGAATGTTGGAAGGTTGCAGTTCCATTAGATGCGATTTTTtgattttcctaaaaaaattgtaGATACTATACCATGTTATATTTATCATGCTACACTACTTCACTGGCTGATCTAACAAAGGTCTGCTTAATATCTTGCACGACACGCAGGTCCAAAGAAAGGCTTAGCTCAGATGATTCATGTTGTGTTTGTGGAAGTCCATGCCTGGAGCCTTGCAATCAATTGATACAGTGCAGCAAGTGCTATATCAAAGTCTGTCATACTATTTCTACATGTACCTAGTACTACTGCATATTTACATAGGTTCTCTATAACCCATGTAGGTGCACCAAGCTTGCTATGGTGTTTTAAAAGTTCCAAGGGGTCAATGGTTCTGCAGACCCTGCAAGACGAAGACCAATACCGAGGACATGGTAAGCAAATTTGTATTCAAAATCTACTTATTTGTCTATCTGTCGCTTAATAGATTAGACATGcatctttttgttctttcaaGAATTAGAGTGGTGATTTACATACCTGTACTGTCATACATGCAAACTAAGGGAGGGGCTTCATAAATTCATCTTCTCATCATTAATTAAGCactttagatttttttttcattgttaACAATGATCTTAAATCATATCTCCTTAGAAGGGAATATGTTCTGCTTTGCCTGTAAGTGATACATAAGGAGTTGTCTTTTGTAAATCTGACTGTCCTTAGGCAATGTAAGTATGTAACCATGAAGCCTGATTTAGCTCTGGTTAAGGATGATGCGCATTTTTCATGAAGTTAAGATTCTTTAATTAAAGATCAGCTCACTGTTCATCCACTAAAAGGGATCGTACAGTATGTAGCATCTAGACAGTAGAAATCTGAGATATGTCAGTAAACCCCAATTTGTTTGCATAAAAGGTATCTACGGACGGAGTAGCATTCAGAGTTTGATCATATCAGAAAGAGGAACTGTATCATGTTCAAAACATCACATCTAAGGATATTTGGCTATTTGCCATTTCGTCGCCAAAGGCATTTACATCATTTGTGGACTTGGTTCTGTTAAAGGGTAAGCTGGCCTTGCTGGTCTAATATCTGGATCTAACAACATTAACAGAAACCTATCAGATGATAATCCGTCCAAGCATCTGCTAGTAGTATGCTACTGGAGTAGACGTATAGTGGTGCTTAATGGGCTTAATTTCCTCCAATGTTAAATTTGTGAGTATTTTTCGATTATTTCCATGGCATAAGAAGTTCTGCTTACTCTGGTCCATCTCTACCTTTTCTTTCAGGTTTGCGTTTTATGCGGTTATGGGGGTGGAGCTATGACAAGGGCATTGAACACCCAAAGAGTTCTGAGAAGTTTGCTGAAAGGTCTGAGAGTTACAGGACAATCAGATAAAGATGGCAGACATAATCCTGTGTCAAGATCTACAAGTTTGAACACTGTATCTCAAGTCGATAAACAGAAGTCAATAGATAGTGCACATGAGGAGAACACTGTTAGCAGTTCCTGGACCGGTAACCACAATTCCAGTTTACTTGGTCCACAAACGATGCAGTGGATTCATGTGGTTTGTGGATTGTGGACCCCTGGTACAAAATGCCCAAAGTCAACAACAATGTGTGCTTTTGACATATCGGGTGCTTTACCTGCCAAGGAAAATAGTGTGAGTTCTCTACATGCATATTCTTATGATGATTTCTTGGATAATCATTTGCTACCATGTAAATTAAAAGCACTGCCAAGGACAAATCTGGCCTTGGCCATTTAGTTCCTCTCATCTTTAGTTATTTGTCACACAGTAGTAACTCCTATGCCAAGCTTTATCTTGCTTTGATTGTTGCATTTCCTTTGTCATCAGGCATGCTCAGTTTGTAACAGAACTGGGGGCTCGTTTATGATGTGCCGAGATATAAGTTGTTCGGTGATGTTTCATTCTTGGTGTGCACACCAGAGGGTAAGCTTTTTGGCTAAGGGCAGCCTACATGCTTCAACCTTCAATACATCGACATACGGCATGCTGATATATTCTGCACTTTGGGATACAACGAATGTACCTAGGGATGGTTTTGCTCTAGATAATTTCCATGCAGCTTTTCTTTAATGCAATGACAAGAGTCATGCTGTATTTGTTCTCATATTAATAAAATTctcatttttttctaatttagttaaattttatttttatggtTGCAAAAGTGGCTGTTattccttgtttttttctgcACGCGCACATGATGCTGGTACAAAAGAACTTAATGCATATAGATGCGGTGATTGATCAGAAGTAAATTGTCAGTTACACTATGATTATCACAATTACTACTGCCTTGTGGAACATGTATTTCTGTAAGTACACTGTTGCTTGTGATATCTCAACAGGGTTTGTTGCAAAGTGAGCCAGAAGGTGAGCTTAATGAGAACATTGGTTTTTATGGGAGATGCCTGAATCATGCTACACTTGAATATTCTGACCGTGTTAATCCTGAGAAGGAACACTTGAGAAGCAATGACTGGACATGTGCACGTACAGAGGTAAATTTGGTTGGACTTTTTAATTTTCCAAAAATCAGAATCCTTTTAACTATTTTCTACTTTGTAAAACAGGGGTTTAAAGGCCGAAAGGGTGAAGGGTGGTCTGGTTCGAATTACAAGAAGCCTCAAGAGAGCTACAGCGAGTGCAGTGTTTCCCAAGAACAGATCAATGCTTGGCTACGCATAAATGGATCAAAGCCTTGCATTAGAGGACAGGTAACTACTTTCAGTAATCTTGTGTTACAGTGTCGTTGGGTATGTATATTGCCGTGCATGCTTTGGCAAACCTTGTAGTGATTTTATATGTCTTTATTTCAATTTACAAGCAGTTAAAAGGACAGAAGCACCTCGTAGTGTATAAATCTGGCATACATGGACTTGGCCTCTACACATCAGAGTTCATTCCGCGTGGCTCCATGGTAATTCCTCAGTGTTTCCTCCCCTTTTGATATACTCCGTAGCATATTATGATATAACTGTTTTAGGAAATGAAGATAATCTCATAGATCTGCATCAAAATATTCCAGGTTATAGAGTATGTTGGTGAAATTGTTGGGCAGCGTGTTGCTGACAAAAGAGAGATTGAGTACCACTCAGGGAAACGACAGCAGTATAAGAGTGTATGTTATTTCTTTAAGATTGACAGGGAACATATTATTGATGCCACCCAGAAGGGTGGGGTTGCAAGATTCATCAACCATTCGTGCCAGGTAGTTCTTTATGCTTGTCGATGTATTCTGATCGAGTTACAGCTGAGTTTTTCTGACAGACTTCTTTCATTCTTTTCTTGGGCCAGCCAAACTGTGTTGCAAAAATAATCTCAGTCAGGAACGAGAAGAAGGTACCCtttttgcatatataaagaTCATGCCTCATCTTTATTAGGTAGCAGCTCTGTCAAGCAAGCAACTGTAATTACTCTCCTCTAGTGCCACCAAAAACATGAAGTCTCCTATTTGCAAAGCATGAATTTTCTTTAAAACGTGCTCATTATAAGATAACAGTTTCTTGTGAGTTccagctactccctccgatccatattaattgtcaaaatattacatgtatctagacgctttttaggcatagatacatccatatttgggcaaatttgagacaattaatatggatcggagggagtactaaaatcACCATTGTCAATACAGGTAGTATTCTTCTCGGAACGCCAGATAAATCCAGGGGAGGAAATCACCTATGATTATCACTTCACCCAAGAAGATGAAGGCCAAAGGATCCCTTGCTTTTGTAGATCAAGAAGTTGCAGGCGGTATCTCAACTAGTTGGTTGTTCTGCTGTCATTTgtttagattttcattttcatgCGAGCCATGTACATAGAGAAAACTCGAGGGCTTGCATTTCACACTGGCAATTTGTGCTTTGGTACGATTTTCTTTTAGTATGCAAACATTCTAAAATGTTAGTAGTGCCTTGTCACACAATCCAAGTATTCTTACTGATCTTATATTCTCGTGCGCCCCACCGCTGCACCCTAGGAGTcctgattattattattattacatCTTAAAACACAACACAGCTGGGTCCAATATAACAATTGAACATCTAGGTACAACACAAGTAGCAAGAAGGTAAAAGACATGGCACTTTGTAACTCAAGAAGTCCCCCGGTTACAACTTACAACACAAGTAGCAGAAGGTTATATCAGTTGTAACTTTGGTTCCAGAATGGGTTGCTCTTGTCATCATAGAAAGGGTTAGTGAAATGCTCACTGCCAAGGCTCTCGTGAACTTTCTCCCCCTGGCCAGCTGAATGATGCTGGGAGAAGGCCCTGGGGTTGAAGTTGTCCTCCTCATGGCTGTCCCTGAAAGCTGCCTCCCAGCCCTCACTGCCGGTAATGTCCTCCTCCCTCTGCTTCTCAATCTCCTCCACGTGCCCCTTGAACTCCTTCTGCGCTGCGTCGATCACACCGTCTCCATGCTGGTCACACCATGCCCTGCGAAACCGATTTCGTAGTCTTAGAATCACAGAACCATGAGAACACGATGTTCTACCTGAATAAGGAAATCTTATATGATTGATTTATGTACTTTGGGAAGAATGTCTTGAGATCGGACTTGTCCACTGGAAGCCTTGTTGAGATGGCCTCAATCTGCTGATCGCTGCAAAGCAGGAACACACTTTTCTTTAGGACTTCAAACAAGAGCTAGACTTACCTTACAAGAAGGGTTTTTGAGATTTACGAGAAGTTCAGGTTTCGATTCGTAGAGGATAGCTCAGCCTGAATCCTTGAAAGCTccttcttcgtctcctccaCCAAAACCTTCATGTGTGTACAAATACTCAGTTCAATTGTGTACTGACAGTCACAGATCTTTTATGTTCTAAGCCAATGCTGCTGATTTGCTCAATGGCAATGCTATTCTCTGCTGACTTTGCATCTAACGGACACAATTTAGACGAATTTAAGGTACCTTATCATTCGCCAAATCAGCAGCTGAGACATTGCCACCGGTACTAGCAGGATGGAGCTTCTTCTTGGCTCTCTTCGCATCCGGGCTGGCCGCGATGGCAGGGCTTGCCTCAAGCCGGCAGTCACTGTGCGAAGACCGTGgcggagcgccctccccggctGCTGTGGCGTCCTCGTTGCTACCACCACCTGCCTTCTTCCACTTCTTGAGCCCATCAAACCCCCAAGAGCTCTTCTTCCTGCTCTTCATTCCCCCCTTCTCCACGgcgccttcctccgccgcaGGCTCCTTGTTCTCGCCGCCGTTGTGGAACATCGCCGTCAGATGCCTCCTCTTCCCTTTCTCAGccttcccggggggcgccgcctccgacggCGAGCTCTCGGCCATGAGGACCGACGCGTGGTTCTGGTCCACCTGGGCCAACGGCGGCCTCGAGTCCTGCTCCTTCTTGCCTCGGCTTTTCCATGCCGAGACGAAGGCCTTGTGCTTGGGCTTGTCAGAGGCCGCCGTGGCGGGGGCCGGGTCCCGTAGATCGATCTCCGACCACTCCTCCGCGGACGACCGGGTCGAACCGGCCGCCACGCCACCGGCAGCGTCCGCGTCGGGGCAGTCAACGACGatcccgagcgccgccagGCGCTGCACGAGCGGCCTCTTGGTCGAGTTGTACTCCGCTGACGAGATGCACTTGGCGCGCAACAGCTCCTGCAAACGGGCGTTTCAATTTCTAATCCCAGCTAGGAACCGCGAGAAGACTCGAAATGGCATGGCTGGGAGTTGGTATAGTCTCTCGTTTTGTATCGTAcctggaggaagaggagcttgTCGCGGAGGATGGGCGGGAGGTCGGGGTTCTGCGGGGCGGGCGGGGCCGcgagggcggcgaggagggacGCGCGGAAGGCGTGGACGTCGGAGGCCGGGACGATGCCCTCGCGGTGGAGCGCGGAGAGGTGGAGGATCCGGTGGAAGGAGTCCTGCTGCCACTTGAGGGCgtcggcgtggcggcgcgcggcggcctgGTCGGCggtgaggcggcggccgggcctGGTGAAGATGGACTTGCACAGCGTCGCGATGGTGTCCTGCAGGCCCGAGTAGTACGTCGGCGTGTACGTGTaccccatcgccgccgcgggctTGCTTGCTTGGTCGTCGAGCTCTCTCGGGGAGGGCGAGACAGCGAGACAGGGAGAAGGGAGAAGGATTTGGTGAGAGGAAGGAAGGGGgaagtgtggttttgtttCGGCGTTCGATCCCAACGGTTGGGGGTGGAGGAACTAGCCGTTGAGGTATCGACTGAATCTGACTGCAGGTGGTGCCCATTGACAATTCCTCCCTGTTTTGAGATCCCCATTGACAATTCTTCCCTATTTTGAGATCCCCCATCGACATTCATATTATCATAACCTTTTTTTAAGTAACCTTGATACTGCGATTTTATTCATCCTCAACACCGTAGCAAATTCAATGTAAAAGCGTGGCATGCCACCAAAACTGTTACCATGGCTTTCATGATACTGCACCTGTTTGGATCACACCTCAAGAAATGGAAGACTAAAAACGCTACTCCCTAGGAAATTTTAGCACTAGCCTGATGCCCTGATGGGGATCTCTTAACACTACACTGTATCCTACAAGGAATATTTGCCTAGACTGTCAGAAATGAGTACCAGAACCAACCCATATAGTATTACTCAAGTAAATCACCAGCCAAATTGCACATCACATGATGACTTGTATCGATTGAAACCGAGAAGGTATATTTATTGCAAACATTCTGATTAGTATGTATTCCACACAGAAATAACACTACAATCCAGCAAGGCAGCTGGTGACTTCCAACCGAACAACAATTTCGACGAGCATGAAGCCAACTGGCTAAACGGAAGCCTGCCTTCTTCACACCACTTGCTGGAACCAGTTCATGCTCAGTTCTGGGGGTAACATGATGTAAAATAAACCGCGCTTATATCGGCAATGTGCCCCTACAAATGCAAAGAGCGGTTCAGAAACTTAGGGGCactgatgaagaagatgaatAAGGCTGATTATTAGTACACAATAGCTAGTAGAAAAAGGGGAGGTTGAACAGACACATAAATGCACCTGGTTTCTTCCAGTGATGAAAATGTTCAAGAAAGAGGCAACACATGAGCATGTGCATGATGTGATTATAAACTGCCCTGGGCTTTACTAGAAATTAATCATGGTAATGTTCGAACCACAACATACCGATTAGTATGTTTCCACAACATACCATGCCTTAAGTAAAGGGTGGGCCATATTTGAACGCAAGACTGCACACATAAACCCTTTCGCGAACTACACTGTCATGTGGTGTCACAACAGAGGTTGCTTCGAAAACAAAAGGTAAACATGAATTTATACTCAGGAACGGACTGCAACTGCAGTTGTGTCAACAGAATTGAAAGAATCAGCTTTCCCCTTTTAACTCTGTTCTAGGGTCCTATGACTCCATGGATATGGGAAAACAATGTGAAATGTTCCGATTTGTCTAAATTTTACTGAGATGAATAAACCTCATGCACTAAGAACACTCCTTTCGACAGTAAGGAGCTGGTGACTGGCTGACTGCCAAATGTAGTTCAACTTCACTAATATCTACATTTTAGACAGCTTGCACTTGGGGATATTTTCACAGACAGCCACAATACTAAATCCTTTTTTAAAATGGCCAGCTAGAAGATGGTTTGTTGCTTCTTTTCCTCAACAAATGCACATGACTGCGAGATAGTTCGGAGTAGTAGGTTTCCACCTAGCTTGCCTTACGAGTAGCATGGAGTATATCTGAAGCTCAGTTTGTTTTAAGACTGGCAACTGGCAACACTATCTTTTGCCATTCATCTCATAACTTTGAACGCATGTGTGAGTATGGCAATCTCACCTGCTAACATGCTAGTACTGACTCCTTAGATTACTTCTCGATGAACGATTTGACTGTCTTCAACCACCGAAGCAGCTCCATCTTTTCCTTGTTCGCGATGTAGTCATGCAAGAACTCGGCGAGATCAGCATCCACCTCCCTCTCCTGCAAGAACTTCTTCaccatctccctctccccaGGCTCCAGCTTCCTGCACCGCGAGGTCACATCGAACAAAATTCACACAGACAACAGAAACACAGAAACAAAAgtacagaaagaaaaggcagCGAACAATTAGTTCGTACGTGAAGTCGCGTCCACCACGGTcgctgccggcggcgccggctcccCTGAGGGTGAGCACGTGGCGGATGGTGAGGTAGTCGGGCCAGGCGGAGCAGATGAATCCCAGGACTCCGTCAGCCCGGGAGACCTCGACGATGAGGCTGAGGTGGAGGCGCGGGCCTTGCTCGAGCGACTCGACCCGTTGGAAGAGGGACGCGTCGGGGGGTGGCGCGAAGGCGCCGTCGAACATGGTGGCGTCGACCTTGACCTCCTCGGCaccgcgggcggcgcggaggcgcaCCCACTGTTCCCCCGGGCGGTCCTCCACGTCGAACGACTTGAAGCTGGACGGCGGCTGCAAGCACAGCGAGGGTTTTACGCTACGAATGGGGGAGACGGAATCAATTGCACAGGGGGGGTGGGCGAGGCGTGCTAGGGTGTTACCCGGTAGGGAGGGCGGCGGTCGGAGATGTAGGAGATCTCGGAGCGCaggagacggaggaggcggTCGTCGAGCGGAGAGCGCAGCGGCGCGAcggccgtggaggaggaggaggagaaggatgGGAGCCTTGGCGCcgtggaggagagggagagcgcgTTGCGGAGGAGGGCGCGCGCCATGTGCTCGACGGTTTATCTGGCTGGATGCGCGGCGCGGACGAGAGACGAAGCGGCTCGGCACTCGGCATCGGCAGAGGCAGGCGACTAGCGAGTCGGCTGCGGAGACGCGGAGTGGGCCGCTAGAGCGTGGAAATGTGGCTACGCGTCGATGGGCATAGCGAAAGGGGCTTAGGGTTAGGTCCATTGGGCCCATTAGGCGTCTCGGCAGGCTGGTCAAAGTGACTTAGTGACAGGAGGTCGCGCGTCAGAGCGTCTCTAAATTGGTCAATTGATCCCAAACTATCCCACGTGTCATATTTTGTCTAACAGATATGCTAGCCAAAAACATGACGTCTCCCAAGTGAACATTTTATCCTCTTTTGTTCTCCTAAATCGGTCCTAAATTTGGGAGCGGTTTAAGTGCGTCTGGTGTCCTTCCTTCCTTGTCCGGCCCGGGGCCAGGCGCAACCACGCAGCCCTGGACACCATCCTCGCAGGGGGAGGCAGGGCCAGGGATGCCCCTGTTACCCACCCAGGCAGGCACCTTACATTGATGGATGCACAGATCTGGCGCTCCTAGTGGAGGCCGTCCCAGGTGGCGGTGAAGTACTTGAAGGAGACGTTGAGGCTGCCGCCGTCCTGCACCACTGTGAGGAATTCAAGAAGCGACTACCTGTCAAGCAGCTACGCAAAGCAGACGGGGTGGCATGCTGCTGCTCGCTGTGCGCTACGCACGGGTGGCGAAGGAAAGGGGGATGGGATGAGGAAAGGAgagtgaaaaaagaaaaaaagaaaaaaaataaagtactcgttccgtcccaaaataaggtAGTACTTGGGGAGAGCAGACTGGGGGCACGCGAGggcggacacatgtccacttCCCCATCCACGCACGCGCACACCTCAATGGACAAAAAGAGAACATTTGTGAACAAAATTTGAGAATCCCattagagatgctcttagcCAAATGAGCTCTGAGCGCAAAATGG carries:
- the LOC100834435 gene encoding uncharacterized protein LOC100834435 isoform X3; the protein is MDGPWWPPPPPPQPSPPLPTQMDSTNLRYNTRPFAASQLQEAAAVADGRTAAMPDQLLSNIWSSQFGGQSAKAAPSSNALLAQVPGNYYNHPHVSHVPDLKALLHNPNASNAAGAIDLTRAYSPLGGAAALPKYPSHGLSASSGVEQSSLGALFLNKSSNARGNLPGEGSAIDGMSHGAMQFQDSTVHTMQKLPSKSIPRHHHALLMDRMRVSCLNVGGEFFVGESGIFGVLCSCHQLRMSVAKFCEHAGGPAEKAGEIVLMNGMSIAQWFKYCAGVEASVTDTKWDWPEWVFMDYSPEGYMMKSLLTRNTSMEKIGLFSAYGNITGPITGAVYSNDFHNEASINPVSRPSGSVYIAEKAGGSYKGDHLSHNYAGLLEKNFDASFRNPTPRSTGVLSYDSMACRSYFPNKILQNSLGSSSNTELKLGQSSYDQSMTSLFPSVQSTTIDFQKPQSHLPSITQNPCPRQTTKVNKSIGEHTEPPLGTRTKKQSIEVANGINRSEGDELTDDRAKGSFISLFLSHLERNSEAINDILNSNEHNRPKALDGAYSSNHSKIASGQVDSKANEKHSKLASTIIHTKRRSDGSSLSVAPSGHVSKVVPLANSQGPLIHSDCRSHFLPRQPNAGISQICARVSCPANCRSCNHISEISHEVEYAETGAPCLYDKMAREHGSFERVDDLHTHRSLRVDKTICQHGNSCSSSRELLPSFDRNDQPTLGKSIYQCCCKVQGVVSRHGYRAGHLCQTHFSNNGAPIHKPTVEVLNELCTCSTFIPRSSLCSREHMLQSSCHECPFDGFHCRSSMEHATSSLTKCPLLDAPNKHESGPRWDGKCCYCLVPKCLAGCGFTKHCEVRVDQSDSTLQKCKHDLQLSATCCTLGESEKSRCQCSNNAQTCLLEDACNKITNQPHVPIMERLKNVSEESVSNGIWPYRAVTEKKVSPRGFGVCKEQLKPVLSSGSSSAMVTKFSASPEFSNISSCMAKFGVERKKLMFDEGSRTEKFSSSSYAPTSTGCESEKVLNSSSGFHLGASKMKRKCNQISDRSTLKENEKAEQCLETRKKSRRLKFSAEHSESDDCTRKITLQSSQNKDSQPQNEANSNSCRVSKIKRKHSTMQQNKPVKRRHSHHKTLEGAEQLDNEAMVGELNSSDEKKKVEDMITLDRTKYQQEGNQVFVRKLPKYVSLNCISNEHNRNDACDGGLRLESSLIATGMTNDNRRFPKIVPLNLILKRAKRCHVFKPPLKTQKIHFREEKSAVCSVVKYSFVNRNYSPQDEEGIQGSRKNRYSSNALKPHPEPDCKRPCNGVKNRRSGVSLNRIKRCEESAIVSACSPCEVNVGRSKERLSSDDSCCVCGSPCLEPCNQLIQCSKCYIKVHQACYGVLKVPRGQWFCRPCKTKTNTEDMVCVLCGYGGGAMTRALNTQRVLRSLLKGLRVTGQSDKDGRHNPVSRSTSLNTVSQVDKQKSIDSAHEENTVSSSWTGNHNSSLLGPQTMQWIHVVCGLWTPGTKCPKSTTMCAFDISGALPAKENSACSVCNRTGGSFMMCRDISCSVMFHSWCAHQRGLLQSEPEGELNENIGFYGRCLNHATLEYSDRVNPEKEHLRSNDWTCARTEGFKGRKGEGWSGSNYKKPQESYSECSVSQEQINAWLRINGSKPCIRGQQLKGQKHLVVYKSGIHGLGLYTSEFIPRGSMVIEYVGEIVGQRVADKREIEYHSGKRQQYKSVCYFFKIDREHIIDATQKGGVARFINHSCQPNCVAKIISVRNEKKVVFFSERQINPGEEITYDYHFTQEDEGQRIPCFCRSRSCRRYLN
- the LOC100834435 gene encoding uncharacterized protein LOC100834435 isoform X4, coding for MSVAKFCEHAGGPAEKAGEIVLMNGMSIAQWFKYCAGVEASVTDTKWDWPEWVFMDYSPEGYMMKSLLTRNTSMEKIGLFSAYGNITGPITGAVYSNDFHNEGREFTTVEKLVNKQHETYYKKSADVHTTFTKNYTLLQNSEKILGLDKNHTGNAASINPVSRPSGSVYIAEKAGGSYKGDHLSHNYAGLLEKNFDASFRNPTPRSTGVLSYDSMACRSYFPNKILQNSLGSSSNTELKLGQSSYDQSMTSLFPSVQSTTIDFQKPQSHLPSITQNPCPRQTTKVNKSIGEHTEPPLGTRTKKQSIEVANGINRSEGDELTDDRAKGSFISLFLSHLERNSEAINDILNSNEHNRPKALDGAYSSNHSKIASGQVDSKANEKHSKLASTIIHTKRRSDGSSLSVAPSGHVSKVVPLANSQGPLIHSDCRSHFLPRQPNAGISQICARVSCPANCRSCNHISEISHEVEYAETGAPCLYDKMAREHGSFERVDDLHTHRSLRVDKTICQHGNSCSSSRELLPSFDRNDQPTLGKSIYQCCCKVQGVVSRHGYRAGHLCQTHFSNNGAPIHKPTVEVLNELCTCSTFIPRSSLCSREHMLQSSCHECPFDGFHCRSSMEHATSSLTKCPLLDAPNKHESGPRWDGKCCYCLVPKCLAGCGFTKHCEVRVDQSDSTLQKCKHDLQLSATCCTLGESEKSRCQCSNNAQTCLLEDACNKITNQPHVPIMERLKNVSEESVSNGIWPYRAVTEKKVSPRGFGVCKEQLKPVLSSGSSSAMVTKFSASPEFSNISSCMAKFGVERKKLMFDEGSRTEKFSSSSYAPTSTGCESEKVLNSSSGFHLGASKMKRKCNQISDRSTLKENEKAEQCLETRKKSRRLKFSAEHSESDDCTRKITLQSSQNKDSQPQNEANSNSCRVSKIKRKHSTMQQNKPVKRRHSHHKTLEGAEQLDNEAMVGELNSSDEKKKVEDMITLDRTKYQQEGNQVFVRKLPKYVSLNCISNEHNRNDACDGGLRLESSLIATGMTNDNRRFPKIVPLNLILKRAKRCHVFKPPLKTQKIHFREEKSAVCSVVKYSFVNRNYSPQDEEGIQGSRKNRYSSNALKPHPEPDCKRPCNGVKNRRSGVSLNRIKRCEESAIVSACSPCEVNVGRSKERLSSDDSCCVCGSPCLEPCNQLIQCSKCYIKVHQACYGVLKVPRGQWFCRPCKTKTNTEDMVCVLCGYGGGAMTRALNTQRVLRSLLKGLRVTGQSDKDGRHNPVSRSTSLNTVSQVDKQKSIDSAHEENTVSSSWTGNHNSSLLGPQTMQWIHVVCGLWTPGTKCPKSTTMCAFDISGALPAKENSACSVCNRTGGSFMMCRDISCSVMFHSWCAHQRGLLQSEPEGELNENIGFYGRCLNHATLEYSDRVNPEKEHLRSNDWTCARTEGFKGRKGEGWSGSNYKKPQESYSECSVSQEQINAWLRINGSKPCIRGQQLKGQKHLVVYKSGIHGLGLYTSEFIPRGSMVIEYVGEIVGQRVADKREIEYHSGKRQQYKSVCYFFKIDREHIIDATQKGGVARFINHSCQPNCVAKIISVRNEKKVVFFSERQINPGEEITYDYHFTQEDEGQRIPCFCRSRSCRRYLN